A window of Cyclopterus lumpus isolate fCycLum1 chromosome 14, fCycLum1.pri, whole genome shotgun sequence contains these coding sequences:
- the LOC117742916 gene encoding clathrin interactor 1-like, whose amino-acid sequence MLNMWKVRELVDKATNVVMNYSEIESKVREATNDDPWGPSGQLMGEIAKSTFMYEQFPEVMNMLWTRMLKDNKKNWRRVYKALLLLAYLIRNGSERVVTSAREHIYDLRSLENYPFIDENGKDQGINVRQKVKEMVEFIQDDDRLREERKKAKKNKDKYIGVSSDSMEGGGGGGGSVKTPNELDRSKWDEDWDKSRGAFPFSEKLGEISDKIGSTIDDTLNKFRKKERDDSPDRISDNEEDRASRNGRQEILEFKDEEETVTTKSIQITQATETTTTTTRKRSGATSSKALDLGAAAHYTGDKSPEEKTSARQSSSSGLADLLVIDPLSNQSTATGGSSDLIGGFADFSSPAASASLPTSTAAGRSNGNGEFGDWNAFSTNTPVSSSSGPSQPVTDLFGSVQSTTVPASNTAPPSTELFDLMGGVNHPLTNPHATLSASQSMTFSLGGATPGASVAMPTMPLSRSQQSLGGMTFQQPIGQQQKVGVGGPGSLGSTWSDPSVNISLDFLSAALNPTKTLPTLNNIIQQQGVPPVNLLAQSFGGLNLSSPPHVTPSRPQATPLMASNAMTMGMPASMATGMPVSLASSMPPSMTTGMGGIPVNQGMMGMNISMNMGMATPVMMGGMAGMGVPGVGLGLGHSITPAVVPPKQDAFANFGSFGK is encoded by the exons CACTAATGTGGTGATGAACTACTCAGAGATCGAGTCCAAGGTGAGAGAGGCCACCAATGACGACCCCTGGGGACCCTCCGGTCAACTAATGGGAGAAATAGCCAA ATCTACTTTTATGTATGAGCAGTTCCCGGAGGTGATGAACATGCTGTGGACCAGGATGCTTAAGGACAACAAGAAAAACTGGAGAAGAGTCTACAAG GCTTTACTGCTGCTGGCCTACCTGATCAGGAATGGGTCTGAAAGAGTCGTCACCAGTGCCAGAGAACACATCTACGACCTGCGATCTCTAGAAAACTACCCCTTCATTG aTGAGAATGGTAAGGATCAGGGCATCAATGTGCGTCAGAAGGTGAAGGAGATGGTGGAGTTCATCCAGGACGATGACAgactgagagaggagaggaagaaagccaAGAAGAACAAAGATAAATACATTGGAGTCTCCTCTGACAGtatggaaggaggaggag gcggcggcggcagcgTTAAGACCC CAAATGAGTTGGATCGAAGTAAGTGGGATGAGGACTGGGATAAGAGCAGAGGAGCATTCCCCTTCAGTGAGAAGCTCGGAGAGATCAGTGACAAGATAGGCAGCACCATCGACGACACACTCAACAAGTTCAGGAAGAAGGAACGAGATGACTCGCCCGACAGAATCAG TGACAATGAGGAGGACAGAGCATCGAGAAACGGCAGGCAGGAAATCCTTGAGTTCAAAGATGAGGAGGAAACTGTCACGACAAAGAGCATTCAAATCACACAAGCAACAgaaaccaccaccaccaccacgcgGAAACGCAGCGGAGCAACGAGCAGCAAGGCGTTGGACCTGGGGGCTGCAGCCCACTACACTGGAGACAAGAGCCCAGAGGAGAAG ACATCAGCCAGACAGTCTTCCAGTAGCGGTCTAGCTGACCTGCTCGTGATTGACCCTTTATCCAATCAGAGCACTGCAACAG GTGGCAGTTCAGACCTCATTGGTGGCTTTGCTGActtctcctctcctgcagcctctGCCAGCCTCCCAACTTCCACTG CTGCTGGACGATCCAATGGAAATGGAGAATTTGGGGATTGGAATGCTTTCTCGACCAATACACCAGTTTCGTCGAGCTCTGGTCCCTCCCAGCCCGTCACTGACCTGTTTGGCAGCGTCCAGTCAACCACAGTCCCAGCCTCTAACACTGCCCCACCTTCTACCGAGCTCTTTGACCTGATGGGTGGAGTAAACCATCCACTAACCAATCCACATGCAACACTGAGTGCCTCTCAGAGCATGACTTTCTCTCTGGGAGGTGCAACGCCAGGAGCCTCTGTTGCAATGCCAACCATGCCCCTTTCTCGCTCTCAACAG AGCTTGGGAGGCATGACATTTCAGCAGCCCATAGGACAACAGCAGAAGGTTGGTGTTGGAGGTCCAGGATCATTAGGGTCAACCTGGTCTGACCCCTCCGTCAACATCAGTCTGGACTTCCTATCAGCAGCCCTCAACCCCACTAAGACGCTGCCCACACTCAACAATATCATCCAGCAACAAG GAGTACCTCCGGTTAACCTGTTGGCCCAGAGCTTCGGCGGACTGAACCTCAGCTCCCCGCCCCACGTTACACCCAGCAGACCACAGGCCACTCCCTTGATGGCAAGCAATGCAATGACGATGGGCATGCCTGCTTCAATGGCAACTGGCATGCCTGTTTCCTTGGCATCGAGTATGCCCCCTTCAATGACCACGGGGATGGGGGGAATTCCTGTAAACCAAGGCATGATGGGAATGAACATAAGCATGAATATGGGCATGGCCACTCCGGTGATGATGGGTGGTATGGCTGGCATGGGAGTGCCAGGAGTGGGGTTGGGCCTAGGGCACTCCATCACCCCAGCCGTGGTTCCACCCAAACAGGATGCCTTCGCTAACTTTGGCAGCTTTGGGAAATGA
- the LOC117742991 gene encoding transcription factor SOX-30-like, with amino-acid sequence MPLKKRKRDPGGFSQTGAAGHRVTRKGSNTCKGHAASVGASSAFEDGRSPPISTLFNNVSAKGGGGNGGVRSGGGGRSQVSAGKLLHCEEQIAERLHTPQGAAREPLNPDPVRLTTSPVLGGDRPVSSFTIPPTEKDLEQLQSGQDKNGHIKCSPNAYIVWGHIHRRYARRKISPGANMIETGIVLACEWSKLSQEQKRPYYEVAHKLKCMQKQQFHDYVLCRQKKKDRECLSSGQGAEQDPGISFSQAVPPAQSNLKGPMYPYPPIMPYGQPTFYPVSSNLCSRVRNKHLRYQQSQHSPQRDESYAAGHQAAATGHQQSGV; translated from the exons ATGccccttaaaaaaagaaaacgagatCCGGGTGGGTTCTCTCAAACTGGAGCTGCGGGTCACCGGGTGACCAGAAAAGGATCCAACACTTGCAAAGGCCACGCGGCCTCAGTTGGAGCGAGTTCTGCATTTGAAGACGGGAGGTCACCACCAATATCAACCCTGTTCAACAATGTATCAGCGAAGGGGGGCGGTGGTAACGGCGGGGTGAGGTCAGGAGGTGGCGGCAGATCCCAGGTCAGTGCTGGAAAGCTGCTTCACTGTGAGGAGCAAATCGCTGAGAGGCTGCATACGCCACAGGGCGCAGCAAGAGAACCCCTAAACCCAGATCCAGTCCGCCTCACAACCTCACCCGTACTCGGAGGTGATCGTCCAGTTTCCAGTTTTACCATCCCGCCAACGGAGAAAG ATCTGGAGCAGTTGCAGTCTGGCCAAGACAAGAATGGACACATTAAATGTTCACCAAATGCCTATATCGTGTGGGGTCATATCCACCGCCGATATGCCCGTCGCAAAATCAGCCCTGGAGCCAATATGATAGAGACCGGTATTGTGCTGGCCTGTGAGTGGTCCAAGCTCAGTCAGGAGCAGAAGAGGCCCTACTATGAAGTGGCTCACAAACTGAAATGCATGCAGAAACAGCAATTCCATG ATTATGTGTTGTGccgacagaagaagaaagacagagagtgtTTATCCTCGGGGCAGGGAGCAGAACAAGACCCTGGCATCTCCTTCTCACAGGCAGTACCTCCAGCTCAGTCCAATTTGAAGGGCCCCATGTATCCATATCCCCCCATAATGCCCTATGGGCAACCCACTTTTTACCCCGTGTCATCAAATCTCTGCTCCAGGGTCCGGAATAAGCATCTAAG ATACCAGCAGTCACAGCACTCACCACAGAGGGACGAGTCTTACGCAGCCGGACACCAGGCCGCAGCGACCGGCCATCAACAAAGTGGAGTGTAA